Proteins encoded in a region of the Wolbachia endosymbiont (group A) of Anomoia purmunda genome:
- the thrS gene encoding threonine--tRNA ligase, giving the protein MIKVSFPIEKRIEKYDSKVTGFDILQPNVLKEAVALKVNGELYDLSREIESDTEIEVIQLSDEAGLDIIRHDAAHIMAQAVKELFPNTQITIGPTIQDGFYYDFAIDRTFTTDDLTAIEKKMKEIVKSNHKFVREVWTRKQTIDFFSGIGEKYKVDIISSIPESENLTVYRQGDFVDLCRGPHSPSTGRVKAFKLMKVAGAYWRGDSKGPMLQRIYGTAWRNKDELNAYLECLKEAEKRDHRKIAKDMDLFHIQEEAVGQVFWHEQGYILYNVLESYIRKKLINNGYFEVKTPILVSKELWEKSGHWDKFRENMFIVDESESKKLAIKPMNCPCHVQIFNSHTISYRDLPIRMAEFGTCHRNESSGSLHGLMRVRGFTQDDAHIFCMEEQVNSETIKFCDLLKEVYSELGFNEISVKFSDRPDVRAGDDEVWDRAEKALLEAIKEAGLSYKLNPGEGAFYGPKLEFVLKDAIGRSWQCGTLQVDFILPERLGAFYIGTDGHKHHPVMLHRAILGTFERFIGILIENYAGKFPVWLAPTQLAILTITNEADGYATEISNVLKEQGVRVKTDLTNEKISYKIRLHSLNKVPILWIVGKNEVTSETVSVRNLGSERQESFSLEKATESLLKSVNLN; this is encoded by the coding sequence ATGATTAAAGTCTCTTTTCCGATTGAAAAAAGAATAGAAAAATACGACAGTAAAGTTACTGGTTTTGATATACTACAGCCGAATGTTTTAAAGGAAGCAGTTGCATTGAAAGTAAATGGTGAGTTATATGATCTCTCACGTGAAATTGAATCTGATACAGAGATAGAGGTAATACAACTGAGTGACGAAGCGGGTTTGGACATAATAAGGCACGATGCTGCTCATATAATGGCACAGGCAGTGAAAGAGCTCTTTCCTAATACTCAGATTACTATCGGCCCAACAATTCAGGACGGTTTTTACTATGATTTTGCTATAGATCGTACCTTCACTACGGACGATCTTACCGCAATAGAAAAGAAAATGAAAGAGATTGTAAAAAGTAACCACAAATTTGTTCGAGAAGTTTGGACTCGCAAGCAGACAATTGATTTCTTTAGTGGTATAGGCGAAAAATATAAAGTTGATATTATCTCCTCTATACCAGAGAGTGAAAACCTAACTGTTTATAGACAAGGCGATTTTGTAGACCTGTGTCGTGGGCCACATTCGCCTTCAACCGGCAGAGTTAAAGCGTTTAAACTTATGAAAGTAGCGGGTGCATACTGGCGTGGTGATTCTAAGGGCCCAATGTTGCAGCGAATATATGGCACAGCATGGAGAAATAAGGATGAATTAAACGCTTATCTTGAGTGTCTCAAAGAAGCAGAGAAACGTGATCACCGCAAAATTGCCAAGGATATGGATTTGTTTCACATCCAAGAGGAAGCTGTCGGGCAGGTTTTTTGGCATGAACAAGGATATATTCTATATAATGTTCTTGAGTCTTACATCAGAAAGAAGCTAATAAATAATGGCTATTTTGAGGTAAAAACTCCTATTTTAGTAAGCAAAGAGCTGTGGGAAAAATCTGGACATTGGGATAAGTTTCGTGAAAATATGTTTATTGTTGATGAATCTGAAAGCAAAAAGCTAGCAATAAAACCCATGAATTGCCCCTGTCATGTGCAGATTTTTAATTCTCACACCATAAGCTATCGTGATTTACCGATACGTATGGCAGAGTTTGGCACATGCCATAGAAATGAAAGCTCAGGCTCATTGCACGGACTGATGCGAGTGCGTGGTTTTACGCAAGACGATGCACACATTTTTTGTATGGAAGAACAAGTAAATTCTGAGACTATAAAGTTTTGTGACCTTTTAAAAGAAGTATATTCAGAGCTTGGATTTAATGAAATTTCTGTGAAATTTTCAGACCGTCCAGATGTTAGGGCAGGGGATGATGAAGTGTGGGATAGAGCTGAAAAAGCGCTGCTTGAAGCCATTAAAGAAGCGGGCTTGAGTTATAAACTTAACCCTGGTGAAGGTGCGTTTTATGGTCCAAAGTTAGAGTTTGTCTTGAAAGATGCAATAGGTAGAAGCTGGCAATGTGGAACATTACAAGTTGATTTTATTTTACCAGAACGTCTGGGAGCTTTTTATATAGGGACAGATGGACACAAGCATCACCCTGTCATGTTACATAGGGCAATTCTTGGGACTTTTGAGCGTTTTATTGGAATTTTGATAGAAAATTATGCAGGAAAATTTCCAGTTTGGCTTGCTCCAACGCAACTTGCTATTCTGACCATTACAAATGAGGCTGACGGTTACGCCACAGAAATCAGCAATGTCTTAAAAGAACAAGGTGTGAGAGTCAAGACTGATTTGACCAATGAAAAAATTAGTTATAAGATACGTTTGCATAGTCTAAACAAGGTTCCTATATTGTGGATTGTAGGCAAAAATGAAGTTACAAGTGAAACTGTGTCAGTGAGAAATTTAGGATCGGAAAGACAGGAGTCTTTTTCTTTGGAAAAGGCTACTGAATCGCTGTTAAAAAGTGTTAATTTGAATTAA
- a CDS encoding IS4 family transposase codes for MDRIACLSKDLNEFFNEKADEISIAVGFIKRKRKLNGSSFIKAMVFGNIGVGDCSIETMCQLLNEDSIEITKQGLDFRFTEEAVEFMKRMYNESLVLFKNSLQVDCRILKQFRSIKLLDSSYISLPSSMEDMYKGYGSSYRDCESNTKSGIKLQLVFDYLNQALDKLNLIEGIRSDQGYRDYLNGLSANDLLIFDLCYFVPSSFKQIDEAGAYFVSRYKSDTNIYDIETNQKIELLECLEGQSLLEMEVLLGKEVKIKVRIICQKLTEEQSIIRRRRANKLAKSHGYTSSQKNQKLLDWSIFITNVPESKISAEQVLTVYRVRWQIELLFKLYKSHIRLDELKGKPYRVLCELYAKLCAILIFHGIVGCIKLKENTELSLTKAFIELKRRIRELFLALSSKINNLRIFLKKLTTDWSQFSVKDRYRKTRVSTLSSLNFLTLAS; via the coding sequence ATGGACAGAATAGCTTGCTTATCAAAAGACCTCAATGAATTCTTTAATGAAAAAGCAGACGAAATATCAATTGCAGTAGGTTTTATAAAAAGAAAGAGAAAACTTAATGGCTCATCATTCATAAAAGCTATGGTTTTTGGTAACATAGGAGTTGGTGATTGCAGCATAGAAACAATGTGCCAATTGCTAAATGAAGACTCGATAGAAATTACAAAACAGGGTTTGGATTTTAGATTTACTGAAGAAGCAGTGGAATTTATGAAAAGAATGTATAATGAATCTTTAGTTTTATTTAAAAACAGCTTACAGGTTGATTGCAGAATTTTGAAGCAATTTAGAAGCATTAAGCTATTGGATAGTAGCTATATTAGCCTGCCCAGTAGCATGGAAGATATGTACAAAGGATATGGGAGTAGCTATAGAGATTGTGAGAGTAATACCAAATCAGGAATAAAGCTGCAGTTAGTCTTTGATTACCTGAACCAAGCGCTAGATAAGTTAAATTTAATAGAAGGAATAAGGTCGGATCAAGGTTATAGGGATTATCTGAACGGTTTATCAGCCAATGATTTGCTAATATTTGATTTGTGCTACTTTGTGCCTAGTTCTTTTAAACAGATTGATGAAGCAGGTGCATATTTTGTTAGTCGTTATAAGTCTGATACCAATATATATGATATAGAAACAAATCAAAAAATAGAGTTGTTGGAATGTTTAGAAGGTCAATCCCTTCTAGAGATGGAAGTGCTATTAGGAAAAGAAGTAAAAATTAAAGTGAGAATTATATGTCAAAAATTAACTGAAGAACAGTCTATAATTAGAAGAAGAAGGGCTAATAAGTTAGCAAAATCACATGGATATACATCTTCTCAAAAGAATCAAAAATTGCTGGATTGGTCGATATTCATAACTAACGTTCCAGAGAGTAAAATCAGCGCTGAACAAGTATTAACAGTTTACAGGGTAAGATGGCAGATTGAATTATTATTTAAATTGTATAAGAGTCACATCAGGCTTGACGAACTTAAAGGAAAACCATACAGAGTATTATGTGAACTATACGCTAAATTGTGCGCAATTCTTATATTTCATGGAATAGTTGGTTGTATAAAACTGAAAGAGAATACAGAGCTGAGTTTAACAAAGGCATTCATTGAATTAAAAAGAAGGATTAGGGAGTTGTTTTTAGCGTTAAGCAGTAAAATTAATAATTTGAGAATTTTCCTGAAAAAACTTACCACAGACTGGTCACAATTTTCTGTGAAAGATAGATATAGAAAAACTAGAGTATCCACCTTAAGTTCATTGAATTTTCTTACCCTTGCTTCTTAA
- the mnmE gene encoding tRNA uridine-5-carboxymethylaminomethyl(34) synthesis GTPase MnmE gives MTNTNETIFALSTVFGKSGVAVIRISGNYALKALNHFHIKKEIKPRFATLVDLYDDSSQLIDNGIIIYFPAPNSFTGEDVIELQVHGSKAVIKIILEELSKIFVMARSGEFSLRAFLNGKFDLTQIEGVADLIDAETKMQAKQAIKQISGELERLYSNWRQRLITIQSKIAAYIDFPEDIWAEKSELEKINNEVQSLVQLIQEHLNDNRRGERLREGLHIVITGEPNVGKSTLFNFLAKRDIAIVSEYAGTTRDILEAHIDIGGYPIILSDTAGIRESSDPIESEGISRAKKRSFEADLRIELFPFEQRYNINCNVVNSDTIYVLSKADDVINNHNIKINGIDLLPISILKGIGTNKLISLIKERAEEKFGHDRDTPVITRQRHRNHMQKALEHLQRFNIDNPIELISEDLRLAAFELGAVIGIINVEEILDSIFSNFCVGK, from the coding sequence ATGACAAACACAAATGAAACTATTTTCGCTTTATCGACCGTATTTGGTAAGTCAGGAGTTGCAGTAATCAGAATTTCAGGCAACTACGCGCTTAAAGCTTTAAATCATTTTCATATTAAGAAAGAAATTAAACCAAGATTTGCTACTTTAGTTGATCTATATGATGATTCCAGTCAATTGATAGATAATGGAATAATCATCTATTTCCCTGCTCCAAACAGTTTCACTGGCGAGGATGTTATAGAATTACAAGTGCATGGAAGTAAGGCCGTCATAAAAATCATCTTGGAGGAATTATCAAAAATTTTCGTTATGGCCAGGTCTGGAGAATTCTCACTTAGGGCTTTTCTAAATGGTAAATTTGACTTAACGCAAATAGAAGGGGTTGCAGACTTAATTGACGCTGAGACGAAAATGCAAGCTAAACAAGCGATTAAGCAGATATCAGGAGAATTGGAGAGACTATACAGCAATTGGAGGCAAAGATTAATAACGATACAATCCAAAATCGCAGCATATATAGACTTTCCAGAGGACATTTGGGCAGAAAAAAGTGAATTGGAAAAAATTAATAATGAAGTGCAATCTCTCGTGCAGTTGATACAAGAGCATTTAAATGATAATAGACGGGGCGAAAGGTTGCGTGAGGGTTTACATATTGTAATAACTGGTGAACCAAATGTCGGTAAATCAACTCTGTTTAATTTCTTAGCCAAGCGTGATATTGCTATTGTTTCTGAATATGCAGGCACAACAAGAGATATACTTGAAGCTCATATTGACATTGGCGGATACCCAATCATTCTCTCTGATACTGCTGGAATTCGTGAGAGTTCAGATCCAATAGAATCAGAAGGTATAAGTCGAGCGAAAAAAAGGTCTTTTGAAGCTGATTTAAGAATAGAACTATTTCCTTTTGAACAGCGTTATAATATCAATTGCAACGTTGTAAATAGCGATACTATTTATGTTCTGAGCAAAGCTGACGATGTTATCAATAATCACAATATAAAAATTAATGGCATAGATCTTTTACCTATTTCTATTCTAAAGGGAATAGGTACAAACAAATTGATCTCTCTCATAAAAGAGAGGGCAGAGGAAAAATTTGGGCATGATAGAGACACTCCTGTGATTACTCGGCAAAGACATAGGAATCACATGCAGAAAGCACTGGAACATTTACAGCGTTTTAATATCGATAATCCAATTGAGTTGATATCTGAAGACTTGAGGCTTGCTGCATTTGAACTTGGTGCGGTGATTGGAATTATTAATGTTGAGGAAATATTGGACAGTATATTTAGCAACTTTTGCGTGGGCAAGTAA
- a CDS encoding NAD(P)/FAD-dependent oxidoreductase: METDIVIIGAGPVGIFTAFQAGMLDMRCHIIDVLDQAGGQCTALYPEKPIYDIPGYPVITAQKLIERLMEQASPFEPVYHLSQKVEKISNNEGENFTIITNIGTEVKCKAVIVAAGNGMFEPNRPPLSGILEYENKSVFYSVNKISDFQDKTIVIAGGGDSAADWTVEFSKVAKKIYVIHRRKEFRCTPETRNKLESLENDGKIELVVPYQLHELAGGNGQLSAVIVKNIASKEEKEISADFLLPFFGLSMNLGPINNWGIQLEHGRIVVDPTTLKTSRDRIYAIGDIATYSGKLKLILSGFAESAMACYDIYKVIHNSPVNFQYSTSKGIHGKEKLT; encoded by the coding sequence ATGGAAACCGATATCGTAATAATAGGTGCAGGGCCTGTTGGAATATTCACTGCTTTTCAAGCGGGAATGCTTGATATGAGATGTCATATAATAGATGTTTTGGATCAAGCAGGAGGACAATGCACAGCTCTTTACCCAGAAAAGCCAATATATGATATACCTGGTTATCCTGTAATTACTGCTCAAAAATTAATTGAGCGACTAATGGAGCAAGCTTCACCATTTGAGCCTGTTTACCATTTAAGTCAAAAAGTGGAAAAGATTTCAAATAACGAAGGTGAAAACTTTACTATCATAACGAACATAGGTACAGAGGTAAAATGCAAAGCTGTTATCGTTGCTGCAGGTAACGGAATGTTTGAACCTAACCGTCCACCCTTAAGTGGTATATTAGAATATGAAAATAAATCTGTATTTTACAGTGTAAATAAAATCTCTGATTTTCAGGACAAAACTATAGTCATTGCAGGGGGGGGTGATTCTGCGGCTGATTGGACTGTAGAATTTTCTAAAGTTGCAAAGAAAATTTATGTGATACATAGAAGAAAGGAATTTCGCTGCACTCCTGAAACTAGAAATAAATTAGAATCACTTGAAAATGATGGAAAGATAGAACTGGTAGTGCCATATCAATTACACGAACTAGCAGGAGGTAATGGGCAGTTGAGCGCAGTGATAGTAAAAAACATTGCCTCTAAGGAAGAAAAAGAAATATCCGCTGATTTTTTGCTGCCATTTTTTGGATTGTCAATGAATCTTGGTCCAATAAACAATTGGGGTATACAGTTAGAACATGGCCGCATAGTTGTTGATCCGACTACCTTAAAAACCAGTAGAGATAGAATATATGCAATCGGAGATATAGCTACTTATTCAGGCAAACTAAAGTTAATATTAAGTGGTTTTGCCGAGAGTGCCATGGCTTGTTATGACATATACAAAGTAATCCACAACTCTCCAGTCAATTTTCAATATTCAACTTCAAAGGGAATCCATGGAAAAGAAAAACTTACTTGA
- a CDS encoding pyridoxal phosphate-dependent aminotransferase produces the protein MSDLAKRMSLIKPSPTIAVTDKANKLKSEGKKICVLAAGEPDFDTPDHIKKAAIQAISEGKTKYTTVDGTRELKEAIINKLRKDNNLEYMLNQICVGTGAKQVLFNLFMATINSGDEVIIPAPYWVSYVDMVSLFGGLPVVVGCRQNFKLTPELLKSKITKKTKWLILNSPNNPAGAVYTYNELKDIAQILLEYPHVNVVTDDIYEHIIYEEKFFTIAQVEPKLYDRVFVVNGVSKAYAMTGWRIGYIAGRSDVVKAISTLQSQSTSNPNSIAQAAAAAALNGDHSFLKERTRIFKSRRDFMVKELNSAPGLSASVPQGAFYLFVSCEGLLSKSTKSGKIINNDLDFTEYLLEDHLVAVVPGIAFGLENFIRISYATSQEQLEIGCDSITKACQELK, from the coding sequence ATGTCAGACCTTGCAAAAAGAATGTCCCTAATAAAACCATCACCTACGATTGCTGTAACTGATAAGGCAAATAAGTTGAAAAGTGAAGGAAAAAAGATCTGTGTTTTAGCTGCAGGAGAACCGGATTTTGATACTCCAGATCATATAAAAAAAGCAGCTATTCAAGCAATAAGTGAAGGTAAAACTAAATATACTACTGTTGATGGAACGCGTGAGCTGAAAGAAGCAATAATTAATAAGTTAAGAAAGGATAATAACCTCGAGTACATGCTTAACCAAATCTGTGTTGGTACAGGTGCTAAGCAGGTGTTATTCAATTTGTTCATGGCAACAATTAACTCTGGAGATGAAGTTATTATTCCAGCTCCTTATTGGGTTTCATATGTTGATATGGTAAGTCTTTTTGGCGGCTTGCCAGTTGTAGTAGGGTGTAGACAAAATTTTAAACTAACACCGGAATTATTGAAAAGCAAAATAACTAAAAAAACTAAATGGTTAATTCTTAACTCACCGAACAACCCTGCAGGAGCTGTGTACACGTATAATGAATTGAAAGACATAGCACAAATATTGCTTGAATATCCACATGTGAATGTTGTTACAGATGATATTTATGAGCATATAATATACGAGGAAAAATTTTTTACTATCGCTCAGGTTGAGCCGAAGCTTTATGATAGAGTTTTTGTGGTCAATGGAGTATCAAAAGCCTATGCAATGACAGGCTGGAGAATAGGGTATATTGCAGGTAGAAGTGATGTGGTAAAAGCTATCTCTACGCTGCAGTCTCAAAGCACTTCTAATCCAAATTCGATAGCACAAGCAGCAGCAGCAGCAGCATTAAACGGTGACCATAGTTTTTTGAAAGAAAGAACAAGAATTTTTAAGAGTCGTAGAGATTTTATGGTGAAAGAGCTAAATTCTGCCCCGGGATTATCAGCGTCTGTTCCACAAGGTGCGTTTTATTTATTTGTCTCATGTGAAGGATTGCTCAGTAAAAGCACAAAAAGTGGTAAGATAATAAATAATGATTTAGATTTTACTGAATACTTACTGGAAGACCATTTAGTTGCTGTGGTTCCAGGAATTGCATTTGGTCTAGAAAATTTTATCAGAATTTCTTATGCGACCTCTCAGGAACAATTAGAAATTGGATGTGATAGTATTACTAAAGCGTGCCAGGAGTTAAAATGA
- the nuoF gene encoding NADH-quinone oxidoreductase subunit NuoF, which yields MLKEQDKIFTNLNGKETPLLEGAKKRGSWQKTKELLDLGSEKIIDEVKKSGLRGRGGAGFSTGLKWSFMPKNLPKAYLVVNADESEPGTCKDRDILRYEPHKLLEGILLAGRAISASVAYIYIRGEFYNEYLVLKKALEEAYKENLIGKNACKSGYDLDVFIHRGAGAYICGEETAQLESIEGKKGFPRMKPPFPAGVGLFGCPTTINNVETIAMVPDILNRGGEWFASLGKPNNTGTKVFCISGHVNNPCNVEEELGIPLRELIEKYASGVRGGWDNLLAVIPGGSSVPLIPKSICDTIEMDFDSLKTAQSGLGTAAVIVMDKSTDIIAAIERLSHFYMHESCGQCTPCREGTGWMWRIMKRMVAGDIKPDEIDKLLDLTTQIEGHTICALGDAAAWPIQGLIRHFCHVIKERAII from the coding sequence ATGCTAAAAGAACAAGACAAAATATTCACCAACCTAAATGGTAAAGAAACTCCACTACTTGAGGGTGCAAAAAAACGTGGTAGCTGGCAAAAAACAAAGGAATTACTGGATTTAGGATCAGAAAAAATCATTGATGAAGTAAAGAAATCTGGTTTGAGAGGTCGAGGGGGTGCAGGATTTTCCACCGGCCTTAAGTGGAGCTTTATGCCCAAAAATCTTCCAAAAGCATATTTAGTAGTCAATGCAGATGAGTCAGAACCTGGTACATGTAAAGATAGAGATATATTACGATATGAGCCACATAAGTTACTTGAAGGAATTCTCCTAGCTGGCAGAGCGATCAGCGCATCAGTTGCGTATATTTATATCAGGGGTGAGTTTTATAATGAATATTTAGTCCTAAAAAAGGCACTTGAGGAAGCCTATAAAGAAAACTTAATTGGAAAAAATGCCTGCAAATCAGGTTATGATCTTGATGTGTTTATCCATAGGGGTGCAGGAGCTTACATATGTGGAGAAGAAACAGCTCAACTTGAATCAATTGAAGGAAAAAAGGGCTTTCCTCGCATGAAACCTCCATTTCCTGCAGGTGTTGGACTTTTTGGCTGCCCAACCACAATAAACAACGTTGAAACTATAGCCATGGTTCCAGATATTCTAAATCGCGGAGGAGAATGGTTTGCATCTCTTGGTAAACCAAATAATACTGGTACCAAGGTCTTTTGTATTTCAGGGCACGTAAACAACCCGTGTAATGTTGAAGAAGAGCTCGGAATTCCACTACGTGAATTGATTGAAAAATACGCAAGTGGAGTGCGAGGGGGTTGGGATAATTTACTTGCTGTAATACCTGGTGGGTCTTCAGTGCCATTAATTCCAAAATCTATATGCGATACTATTGAAATGGATTTTGATTCATTAAAAACTGCACAATCAGGGCTTGGTACTGCTGCTGTAATAGTGATGGATAAATCAACTGATATAATAGCTGCAATAGAGAGGTTATCACACTTTTACATGCATGAGTCCTGTGGACAATGCACACCATGCCGTGAAGGTACTGGATGGATGTGGAGGATTATGAAGAGGATGGTGGCAGGAGATATTAAGCCTGATGAAATAGATAAGCTGCTTGACCTTACAACTCAAATAGAAGGACATACAATTTGCGCACTTGGCGATGCTGCAGCTTGGCCGATTCAAGGATTAATAAGACATTTTTGCCATGTTATCAAAGAGAGAGCAATAATTTAA
- the nuoI gene encoding NADH-quinone oxidoreductase subunit NuoI, whose product MLKKLAWYWSFVELIKGFVITLKYMFKPKVTLKYPMEKGPLSPRFRGEHALCRYPNGEERCIACKLCEVICPAQAIVIEAEEREDGSRHTTRYDIDMTKCIYCGLCQEACPVDAIVEGPNFEFATETREELMYNKEKLLRNGEVWKDAIALRLKKNRPYY is encoded by the coding sequence ATGCTCAAGAAATTAGCTTGGTACTGGTCTTTTGTAGAGTTAATTAAAGGGTTTGTTATTACATTAAAATATATGTTTAAGCCTAAGGTTACTTTGAAGTATCCTATGGAGAAGGGCCCTTTAAGTCCAAGATTTCGTGGTGAGCATGCGTTGTGTAGGTATCCAAACGGTGAAGAACGATGCATAGCTTGTAAATTATGCGAAGTTATCTGCCCTGCTCAAGCAATAGTTATTGAAGCAGAGGAAAGAGAAGACGGTAGTCGTCACACCACACGCTATGATATTGACATGACAAAATGCATATACTGCGGACTTTGCCAAGAGGCATGTCCAGTTGATGCAATTGTGGAGGGTCCTAACTTTGAATTTGCTACTGAAACAAGAGAGGAGCTAATGTACAATAAAGAAAAGTTATTGCGTAATGGTGAAGTTTGGAAAGACGCAATTGCACTCAGGTTAAAAAAGAATAGGCCTTATTATTAA
- the infC gene encoding translation initiation factor IF-3 → MQVKKNNKNRINGFITAKKVRLVDHSGEMVGIVLIERALELAQGVGLDLVEIAPDSTPPVCKILDYSKQKYDIKKKASEAKKKQKTLTIKEIKLGPNIGDHDYGTKLRQARDLLAHGHKIKVTMRFKGRELINTEVGLEKLERLIRDTEDIAKVELAPKREGNQYFLALVAK, encoded by the coding sequence TTGCAAGTTAAAAAGAACAATAAAAACAGAATTAATGGATTCATCACAGCTAAGAAGGTACGCTTAGTTGATCACAGTGGTGAAATGGTCGGAATCGTGCTAATAGAACGAGCTTTGGAACTTGCACAGGGTGTTGGTTTAGACTTGGTAGAAATTGCACCTGATTCAACCCCTCCAGTATGTAAAATTCTGGATTATAGCAAACAAAAGTATGATATAAAAAAGAAAGCAAGTGAAGCAAAAAAGAAACAAAAAACATTAACTATAAAAGAAATTAAACTGGGTCCCAATATTGGTGATCACGATTACGGAACAAAATTGCGTCAAGCAAGAGACTTACTTGCTCACGGACATAAAATCAAAGTTACAATGAGATTTAAAGGCAGAGAGCTTATAAACACTGAAGTCGGACTGGAAAAATTAGAACGGCTAATTAGAGACACTGAAGATATTGCAAAGGTAGAATTGGCACCTAAAAGAGAAGGAAATCAATATTTTTTAGCTCTGGTTGCTAAGTAG
- a CDS encoding ankyrin repeat domain-containing protein, whose amino-acid sequence MTKNVITQILEEIDALPDLSVDNIIKKIASKIKNRYKAGKTWSNIAKNWKDAGFDVNYKWFNDKALLHYAAEGGCERVIDALIKNGANIEVEDKERNTPLHYAAVNDHIEVAKALIDKGADINKVNNNGSTPLYYAVKNGHIEVAKVLINKGAEVNVVNILGCTPLFFAIKNNLVEIAKILIDKGADVDETGEQDISPIIDMARCRRTPLHLAAKKGQVEIVKVLIDKGADINKGDRDGRTPLHLAAGRGHVEIVEDLIDKGADVNVKDNDRFTPLYHAVTKNRIDVYESMVNHIAKLEAAGSAISPKNLQLRAQIMPEIEKRIFLHNHKPLIGVLAERYGHDFHTMKFTDIKTFFQEYKDDIILELRGIEKHLIDFVDFKDIIKVHPPRLELCAFAEAIKNEIINESNNQQPSSSSNAAPRSEKRTIVTASTLAVGIAVGACCLIAAAIIYYCNEPSKSLENSNVQGFSRNREQSTL is encoded by the coding sequence ATGACTAAGAATGTAATTACACAGATACTAGAAGAAATAGACGCTCTCCCAGATTTGAGTGTAGATAATATAATCAAGAAGATAGCAAGTAAGATAAAGAACAGATATAAAGCTGGTAAGACATGGTCTAATATCGCCAAAAATTGGAAAGATGCTGGATTCGATGTTAATTACAAATGGTTTAACGATAAAGCATTATTACATTATGCTGCTGAGGGTGGTTGTGAGAGGGTAATAGATGCTTTAATAAAAAATGGGGCAAATATTGAAGTAGAAGATAAGGAGAGAAATACTCCATTACATTATGCTGCTGTAAATGATCATATAGAAGTAGCAAAGGCTCTAATAGACAAAGGAGCAGATATTAATAAAGTGAATAATAATGGTAGTACTCCATTATATTATGCTGTTAAGAATGGTCATATAGAAGTAGCAAAAGTTTTGATAAACAAAGGAGCAGAAGTTAATGTGGTGAATATACTTGGATGTACTCCATTATTTTTTGCCATTAAAAATAACCTTGTAGAAATAGCAAAAATTCTAATAGATAAAGGAGCAGATGTGGATGAAACAGGCGAGCAAGATATTTCACCAATCATCGATATGGCACGTTGCAGAAGAACTCCATTACATTTGGCTGCTAAAAAGGGCCAGGTAGAAATAGTAAAAGTTTTAATCGATAAAGGGGCTGATATTAACAAAGGGGATAGAGATGGAAGAACGCCATTGCATTTGGCTGCTGGAAGGGGACATGTGGAAATAGTAGAAGATTTAATCGATAAAGGGGCTGATGTTAATGTGAAAGATAATGATAGATTCACTCCTTTATATCATGCTGTCACAAAAAATAGAATAGATGTGTATGAATCCATGGTCAATCACATAGCAAAACTGGAAGCTGCTGGCTCAGCAATAAGTCCAAAAAATCTGCAGCTTAGAGCTCAAATAATGCCTGAAATAGAAAAAAGAATATTCCTACACAATCATAAACCGTTAATTGGTGTTTTAGCAGAACGCTATGGGCATGATTTTCATACGATGAAGTTCACTGACATAAAAACTTTCTTTCAGGAATACAAAGATGACATTATACTAGAGCTTAGAGGAATAGAAAAGCATCTGATCGACTTTGTAGATTTTAAGGATATAATAAAGGTGCATCCTCCTAGATTGGAGCTATGTGCATTTGCAGAAGCCATAAAGAATGAAATAATAAACGAAAGCAATAATCAACAACCAAGTAGCTCAAGTAATGCTGCTCCACGAAGTGAAAAGAGAACTATTGTAACTGCTTCTACACTGGCAGTGGGGATAGCGGTTGGAGCTTGTTGTCTGATTGCTGCTGCGATCATATACTATTGTAATGAGCCTTCAAAGTCACTTGAAAATAGCAACGTCCAAGGGTTTTCTCGAAACCGTGAACAATCTACTTTGTAA